One Myxococcus stipitatus DNA segment encodes these proteins:
- a CDS encoding VOC family protein gives MSTQARLPSRLHHTAYVTKDLEATRRFYEDLIGLPLVATWCESDELFGAVRTYCHTFFELADGSALAFFQFEKPEDQKLFGPEIPASPFHHIALNVDEETQRGIEQRLRAGGYAEPDIYVLEHGYCRSLYATDPNGMIVEFTHDSPKAIQADLVKARRDKAHQELARWLAGNHASNNVFR, from the coding sequence ATGTCCACGCAAGCGAGACTGCCCAGCAGGCTTCACCACACGGCCTATGTGACCAAGGACCTCGAGGCGACGCGGAGGTTCTACGAGGACCTGATTGGACTGCCGCTCGTGGCGACCTGGTGCGAGTCGGACGAGCTGTTCGGCGCCGTCCGCACCTACTGCCACACCTTCTTCGAGCTGGCGGACGGGAGCGCGCTGGCGTTCTTCCAGTTCGAGAAGCCGGAGGACCAGAAGCTCTTCGGCCCGGAGATTCCCGCCTCGCCCTTCCACCACATCGCGCTGAACGTCGACGAGGAGACGCAGCGGGGCATCGAGCAGCGGCTGCGCGCCGGGGGCTACGCGGAGCCCGACATCTACGTGCTCGAGCACGGCTACTGCCGGTCGCTCTACGCGACGGACCCCAACGGGATGATCGTCGAGTTCACACACGACAGCCCGAAAGCCATCCAGGCCGACCTCGTCAAGGCCCGCCGCGACAAGGCCCACCAGGAGCTGGCGCGCTGGCTGGCCGGGAACCACGCGTCCAACAACGTGTTCCGGTGA
- a CDS encoding fumarylacetoacetate hydrolase family protein → MRIASILVKDGPALGVRTPRGMVNATALDPTVGDCLRALLGRGPAALAALGRRVAEATPLPVLAETEFRYRPLVPEPGKFLCLGLNYVAHAAEATYEPPRHPVVFSRVSSGLLAHGEPLVVPTCSSQLDYEAELAVVVGRPGRHIPKERALEWVAGYTLFNDGSIRDYQKRTHQWTVGKNFDGTGPLGPELVTPDELPEGARGLRIQMRVGGELLQDASTSDMIFDVATVLADLSEAMTLQPGDVIAMGTPSGVGAARTPPRFLREGDVCEVSVEGVGILRNPVIQATPTHAEPPSPATRTGARAAE, encoded by the coding sequence ATGCGGATTGCTTCGATTCTGGTGAAGGACGGGCCTGCGTTGGGAGTGCGCACGCCCCGGGGGATGGTCAACGCGACGGCGCTCGACCCCACCGTCGGCGATTGCTTGCGCGCGCTGCTCGGGCGTGGCCCGGCCGCGCTGGCGGCGCTCGGCAGGCGCGTGGCGGAGGCGACGCCCCTTCCCGTGCTCGCGGAGACGGAGTTCCGCTACCGGCCGCTCGTACCGGAGCCGGGCAAGTTCCTCTGCCTGGGACTGAACTACGTCGCGCATGCCGCGGAGGCCACGTACGAACCGCCGCGGCACCCCGTCGTCTTCTCGCGCGTGTCGTCGGGCCTGCTCGCCCATGGGGAGCCCCTGGTGGTGCCCACCTGTTCGAGCCAGCTCGACTACGAGGCCGAACTGGCCGTGGTGGTGGGCCGCCCGGGGCGCCACATCCCCAAGGAGCGCGCCCTGGAATGGGTCGCGGGGTACACGCTCTTCAACGACGGCTCGATTCGCGACTACCAGAAGCGCACGCACCAGTGGACGGTCGGCAAGAACTTCGATGGCACGGGCCCGCTGGGGCCCGAGCTCGTCACCCCCGACGAGCTGCCAGAAGGCGCTCGGGGCCTGCGCATCCAGATGCGTGTCGGAGGAGAGCTCCTCCAGGACGCGAGCACCTCCGACATGATCTTCGACGTGGCCACCGTCCTCGCGGACCTCTCCGAGGCGATGACGCTCCAGCCCGGAGATGTCATCGCCATGGGCACCCCGAGCGGGGTGGGCGCGGCGCGGACGCCGCCCCGCTTCCTGCGCGAGGGGGACGTGTGCGAGGTCTCCGTCGAGGGCGTGGGCATCCTGCGCAACCCGGTCATCCAGGCCACGCCCACCCATGCCGAGCCGCCCTCCCCCGCGACGAGGACTGGCGCGCGAGCGGCGGAGTGA
- a CDS encoding GntR family transcriptional regulator — translation MSEPTLASEVVDRLRGDILHGVLPPGEKLRLEHLATRYGVGRTPLREACCRLASEGLVTIEDQRGFRVAPISRADLLDLTRTRQQLETLALRGALAQGDIAWEGEVTAALHRLQRRAPTSGGGVLDDTWEQEHARFHATLLGACGSPWLLKFHATLFDQTERYRRLAQAHGRAGRNVEDEHAALVKAALDRDAERACALLTEHIARTTELVLASHPGLRVAAAPPGRVLPTKSRSPRAKD, via the coding sequence GTGTCCGAGCCGACGCTCGCCTCCGAGGTCGTGGATCGCCTGCGCGGGGACATCCTCCACGGGGTGTTGCCGCCGGGGGAGAAGCTGCGGCTCGAGCACCTGGCGACGCGTTACGGCGTGGGCCGGACGCCGCTGCGGGAGGCGTGCTGCCGGCTGGCGTCCGAGGGGCTCGTCACCATCGAGGACCAGCGTGGCTTCCGGGTGGCGCCCATCTCCCGGGCCGACCTGTTGGATTTGACGCGGACGCGGCAGCAGTTGGAGACGCTCGCGCTGCGCGGGGCCCTCGCCCAGGGCGACATCGCGTGGGAGGGGGAGGTGACCGCGGCCCTCCACCGGCTCCAGCGTCGGGCGCCGACGTCCGGCGGGGGCGTGCTCGACGACACCTGGGAGCAGGAGCACGCGCGCTTCCACGCGACGTTGTTGGGCGCGTGCGGCTCTCCCTGGCTCCTCAAGTTCCACGCGACGTTGTTCGACCAGACGGAGCGCTACCGGCGGCTCGCGCAGGCCCACGGGCGGGCGGGGCGGAACGTCGAGGACGAACACGCCGCGCTGGTGAAGGCGGCCCTGGACCGGGACGCGGAGCGGGCGTGTGCCCTGCTCACCGAGCACATCGCCCGGACGACCGAGCTGGTCCTCGCCAGCCACCCGGGGCTGCGCGTGGCCGCGGCCCCGCCAGGGAGGGTTTTGCCGACAAAAAGTCGGAGTCCCCGCGCGAAGGATTGA
- a CDS encoding alpha/beta fold hydrolase — protein sequence MVRTCFVEGSAGVRLAVSESGPSTGAPSVLFVHGLAQSRHSWEGLLGGRLAQGHRLVAMDLRGHGDSDKPEGEGPYDGGHFAGDVDAVIQRLGLVRPVVVAWSYGGVVVGDYLRHRGGSALGGLFFVAASLRTGKPARALFGPGMMSNARGLLSEDPATYAATARAFIAACSARPLEASRVDASVQAMLRVPLNVRRALLSRAEDYSVELERCGRPVATLHGALDQVVLPGMSSEVVLACARSERGTWLPDVGHAPFLEATEAFEDALAAFVEETSR from the coding sequence ATGGTGCGCACCTGCTTCGTCGAGGGTTCCGCTGGCGTCCGGCTCGCGGTGAGTGAGTCGGGCCCGTCCACGGGGGCCCCCTCCGTGCTCTTCGTCCACGGCCTCGCGCAGAGCCGCCACAGCTGGGAAGGGCTCCTGGGGGGCCGACTGGCCCAGGGGCACCGCCTCGTCGCCATGGACCTCCGGGGGCATGGTGATTCCGACAAGCCGGAAGGGGAGGGGCCGTATGACGGGGGCCACTTCGCGGGCGACGTGGACGCGGTCATCCAGCGGCTCGGCCTGGTGCGGCCCGTCGTGGTGGCGTGGTCGTATGGCGGGGTCGTCGTCGGTGACTATCTCCGGCATCGAGGCGGGAGCGCGCTGGGCGGGCTCTTCTTCGTGGCGGCGTCGCTCCGGACGGGCAAGCCCGCTCGGGCGCTGTTCGGACCGGGGATGATGTCCAACGCGCGGGGCCTGCTGTCGGAGGACCCGGCCACGTACGCGGCCACGGCGCGCGCCTTCATCGCGGCCTGCTCGGCGCGGCCCCTCGAGGCGTCGCGAGTCGACGCGAGCGTCCAGGCCATGTTGCGCGTGCCGCTGAACGTGAGGCGCGCGTTGCTCTCGCGCGCGGAGGACTATTCCGTGGAGCTCGAGCGCTGCGGCCGACCGGTGGCGACGCTCCACGGCGCGCTCGACCAGGTGGTCCTGCCGGGCATGAGCTCGGAGGTGGTGTTGGCGTGCGCCCGCTCGGAGCGGGGGACCTGGCTCCCGGACGTGGGGCACGCGCCCTTCCTGGAGGCGACGGAGGCGTTCGAGGACGCGCTGGCGGCCTTCGTGGAGGAGACCTCTCGCTGA
- a CDS encoding peptidase inhibitor family I36 protein has protein sequence MHWLAFRRHSRRPHLPGPWSLGALVAVGLVSGSLLLSPGEASAEETSPCPFSNVLCLFDGPDFTGAVWNVRAWPPGTSTCVGLPEHGWEDRAVSAINTGTQAAYLFPNEDCTGYPQTIGPGESVSPLYFAPKSVFVY, from the coding sequence ATGCATTGGCTCGCGTTCCGTCGTCATTCCCGTCGTCCCCACCTCCCGGGTCCGTGGAGTCTTGGCGCCCTCGTCGCGGTGGGATTGGTATCAGGCTCGCTGCTGCTGAGCCCTGGCGAGGCCTCCGCGGAGGAGACCAGCCCCTGTCCCTTCTCGAACGTGCTGTGCCTGTTCGACGGCCCCGACTTCACCGGCGCCGTCTGGAACGTCCGCGCGTGGCCTCCCGGGACGTCCACCTGCGTGGGGTTGCCGGAGCATGGCTGGGAGGACCGGGCGGTCTCCGCCATCAACACGGGGACCCAGGCCGCCTACCTGTTCCCCAACGAGGACTGCACCGGCTATCCGCAGACCATCGGCCCGGGCGAGTCGGTGAGCCCCCTCTACTTCGCGCCCAAGAGCGTCTTCGTCTACTGA